One genomic segment of Vibrio penaeicida includes these proteins:
- a CDS encoding cation transporter, with amino-acid sequence MKDSISKREQQSIKVGIAANLVMAFSGWWTYYLSGSEALLLDGNMSFILFVSSIFALKISRIKSVRSEVFPFGLYVTEALYSMMKGLLLIGVIISAISGNGTKIIAYLQGADITPIKTGPIVYYAIAMVCICWGLSLLYHVQNKRIGNASSMLKVDKKASFIDGVLSVSTGAVLIVIGYIPAGSDWDFLLYIGDALLVVVLATLMIKQPIGIIKEAFIELAGGKLQDQVQHERIESLVNEKLTSQGISAKSLNISKTGSSYLVIIGLALEELSGQPSGSVTDTKMQLKTTLDAEFNFVDVEMVLV; translated from the coding sequence ATGAAAGACTCAATTTCTAAGCGCGAGCAACAGTCTATTAAAGTGGGAATAGCGGCGAATCTCGTGATGGCGTTCAGCGGTTGGTGGACTTACTATTTATCAGGATCCGAAGCACTTTTACTTGATGGAAATATGTCTTTTATTTTGTTTGTTTCGTCCATTTTCGCACTCAAAATATCTCGGATAAAAAGCGTTCGTTCAGAGGTTTTCCCATTTGGTTTGTACGTTACCGAAGCGCTGTATTCCATGATGAAAGGCTTACTTCTCATTGGCGTAATCATATCGGCCATTTCTGGCAATGGGACAAAAATTATCGCTTACCTTCAGGGGGCAGATATTACACCCATAAAAACGGGTCCCATTGTTTACTACGCAATTGCAATGGTATGTATTTGCTGGGGTTTATCCTTGCTTTACCATGTGCAAAATAAGCGGATTGGCAATGCCAGTTCCATGCTTAAGGTGGATAAAAAAGCATCGTTTATTGATGGTGTTTTATCGGTATCGACTGGCGCAGTCTTGATTGTTATTGGCTATATCCCCGCGGGCAGCGATTGGGATTTCTTACTCTATATTGGTGATGCATTGTTGGTCGTCGTATTGGCGACACTGATGATTAAGCAGCCCATCGGTATCATTAAGGAGGCCTTTATCGAGTTAGCCGGAGGAAAGCTACAAGATCAGGTTCAGCATGAACGAATCGAATCATTGGTTAACGAAAAACTGACCTCGCAGGGAATATCAGCAAAGAGTCTGAATATTAGCAAAACAGGTAGCAGTTACTTAGTTATTATCGGCTTAGCGTTAGAAGAGCTTTCAGGGCAGCCATCGGGTTCTGTAACAGATACTAAGATGCAGTTGAAAACGACACTGGATGCGGAATTTAATTTTGTTGATGTTGAAATGGTACTGGTTTAA